One Kangiella geojedonensis DNA segment encodes these proteins:
- a CDS encoding UDP-N-acetylmuramoyl-L-alanyl-D-glutamate--2,6-diaminopimelate ligase produces MTSFQGASFKPKALAKVLKKHLSKEQLGDLAELEIDGVCLDSRAVAKGVMFLAYPGHQSDGRQYLQQAVDLGASVLVVEKEGLQEFVQTSEQVTSFSGVPLVAIEHLAQASGDIAARFYGNPTRKMSVTGITGTNGKTSCCFLLAQALDFLNYPTLMLSTIGNGNPSALQPTSNTTPDAVSLQKICAEYLQQKNHYMTMEVSSHGLLQGRVNGVEFTVALFTNLSVDHLDYHGDMESYFQAKRELFLKKDLKAAVINADDEYGRRLLGDKKIKCQKIAYSQSGKQSELNVADWITSENAELSLNGLKADLHTPWGSAKLHSRLLGQFNLSNLMAVAGALGVMLGDSHKWIIALNSADAVPGRMQQFSADSKPTVVVDYAHTPDALEKALSALKAHCDTGKVWAIFGCGGDRDTSKRAIMGQVVEANADEVIITDDNPRTENRETIVEMIRQGMSNKETPYISSRFEAIKFAMEHAKPDDMILVAGKGHEDYQVIGTEQVDYSDLQSVKTLMEELA; encoded by the coding sequence ATGACTAGTTTCCAAGGGGCAAGCTTTAAGCCGAAAGCATTAGCAAAAGTATTGAAAAAGCACCTGAGTAAAGAGCAACTGGGTGATTTGGCTGAGTTAGAAATCGATGGGGTGTGTCTTGACAGTCGTGCTGTGGCAAAAGGCGTCATGTTTCTAGCTTATCCAGGACATCAATCGGATGGACGACAGTATTTACAACAGGCTGTCGATTTAGGGGCTAGTGTATTAGTGGTCGAAAAAGAGGGGCTACAAGAGTTTGTCCAAACGTCAGAGCAGGTAACTTCATTCTCTGGTGTGCCATTAGTGGCTATTGAACATCTAGCACAAGCAAGTGGTGATATCGCGGCTCGTTTCTACGGCAACCCAACGCGCAAAATGTCGGTGACGGGAATTACCGGAACCAATGGTAAAACAAGCTGTTGTTTCTTGTTAGCACAGGCATTGGATTTTTTAAATTACCCAACCTTGATGCTAAGCACAATTGGTAATGGAAACCCGTCGGCGCTGCAGCCAACGTCGAATACCACGCCGGATGCGGTATCGTTACAAAAAATATGTGCGGAATATTTACAGCAAAAGAATCATTACATGACGATGGAAGTTTCGTCACACGGTTTATTACAAGGTCGTGTTAATGGCGTTGAGTTTACCGTCGCGCTATTTACGAATTTATCCGTCGATCATCTCGATTATCACGGTGACATGGAATCTTATTTCCAAGCGAAACGTGAGTTATTCCTGAAGAAGGATTTAAAAGCTGCGGTGATCAACGCTGACGATGAATACGGTCGCCGTTTATTGGGTGATAAGAAAATCAAATGTCAGAAAATTGCTTATAGCCAAAGTGGTAAGCAGTCAGAACTCAACGTTGCTGATTGGATTACTTCTGAAAATGCAGAATTAAGCCTCAATGGCTTAAAAGCCGATCTGCACACTCCTTGGGGGAGCGCCAAATTACACTCGCGATTATTGGGACAATTTAATTTGTCTAACTTGATGGCAGTGGCTGGGGCTTTAGGCGTGATGTTAGGCGATAGTCATAAGTGGATTATTGCGTTGAATTCAGCCGATGCGGTACCTGGAAGAATGCAACAGTTTAGTGCTGACAGCAAGCCTACTGTTGTCGTGGATTATGCGCATACGCCTGATGCTTTAGAGAAAGCGCTATCTGCGCTAAAAGCACATTGTGACACTGGTAAAGTGTGGGCGATTTTTGGCTGTGGTGGCGATCGTGATACTTCTAAGCGAGCCATTATGGGACAGGTTGTCGAAGCTAATGCTGATGAAGTGATTATTACTGATGATAATCCACGTACAGAAAACCGTGAGACGATTGTCGAAATGATTCGTCAAGGTATGAGTAATAAAGAAACGCCTTATATCAGCAGTCGTTTTGAAGCGATTAAGTTTGCAATGGAGCATGCGAAGCCTGACGACATGATTTTAGTTGCGGGTAAAGGGCATGAAGATTATCAAGTCATTGGAACCGAGCAAGTGGATTACAGTGACTTACAATCGGTTAAAACTTTGATGGAGGAATTAGCATGA